In Vagococcus luciliae, one genomic interval encodes:
- a CDS encoding DUF956 family protein, protein MVQSLNTKIDLVIDATAFTGLTDYGEIMIGDKGFEFYHGRDPRKFIQIPWEEVDYVIASVMFKGKWIPRYAIQTKKNGTYTFSSKKPKMVLRAIREYVNPERMVQSLGFMDVVKRGIRAKFGKNK, encoded by the coding sequence ATGGTTCAGTCTCTTAATACAAAAATCGATTTAGTAATAGATGCAACAGCATTTACTGGTTTGACAGATTATGGGGAGATTATGATAGGTGATAAGGGGTTTGAATTTTATCATGGACGTGATCCAAGAAAATTTATTCAAATACCTTGGGAAGAAGTTGATTATGTTATTGCTTCTGTTATGTTTAAAGGTAAATGGATTCCAAGATATGCTATTCAGACTAAAAAAAATGGAACCTATACTTTTTCTTCTAAAAAACCTAAAATGGTCTTACGTGCTATAAGAGAGTATGTTAATCCAGAAAGAATGGTTCAATCGCTTGGATTTATGGATGTTGTTAAACGGGGGATTAGAGCAAAATTTGGTAAGAATAAATAA
- a CDS encoding PTS mannose/fructose/sorbose transporter subunit IIC encodes MSVISVILVIIVAFFAGMEGILDEFQFHQPLIACTLIGLVTGHLEAGILLGGSLQMIALGWANIGAAVAPDAALASVASAIILVKALGAQSISVKDAVSSSIAVAIPLAVAGLFLTMIVRTLAVPIVHMMDKAAEEGNMGKIERLHIMAVCMQGIRIAIPAAALLFIPAETVQHFLESMPAWLTEGMAIGGGMVVAVGYAMVINMMATKEVWPFFAMGFVIAAVSDITLMGLGALGVAFALIYINLSKMGGSSSSGGGSNTGDPLGDILNDY; translated from the coding sequence ATGTCTGTTATATCAGTCATTTTAGTTATTATTGTAGCCTTTTTCGCAGGTATGGAAGGTATTTTAGATGAATTTCAATTTCATCAACCATTGATTGCATGTACATTAATTGGATTAGTTACAGGTCACTTGGAAGCAGGAATTCTTTTAGGAGGATCATTACAAATGATCGCTCTAGGTTGGGCAAATATTGGAGCAGCAGTGGCACCAGATGCAGCACTTGCTTCAGTAGCATCTGCTATTATTTTAGTTAAAGCATTAGGAGCTCAATCAATTTCTGTTAAAGATGCAGTGTCATCATCAATCGCAGTCGCTATTCCATTAGCAGTCGCTGGATTATTCTTAACAATGATTGTCCGTACATTAGCTGTACCAATCGTTCATATGATGGATAAAGCAGCCGAAGAAGGAAATATGGGTAAAATTGAACGCTTACACATTATGGCTGTATGTATGCAAGGAATTCGTATTGCCATTCCAGCTGCAGCACTTTTATTTATTCCAGCTGAAACGGTGCAACACTTTTTAGAATCAATGCCAGCTTGGTTAACTGAAGGTATGGCAATTGGTGGGGGAATGGTTGTAGCGGTAGGTTACGCTATGGTTATTAACATGATGGCAACAAAAGAGGTATGGCCATTCTTTGCAATGGGATTTGTTATTGCCGCAGTTTCTGATATTACGTTAATGGGATTAGGTGCATTAGGTGTGGCATTTGCGTTAATTTATATTAACTTATCTAAAATGGGTGGTTCTTCATCTTCAGGTGGAGGAAGTAACACAGGTGACCCATTAGGCGATATTTTAAATGATTACTAA
- a CDS encoding mannose/fructose/sorbose PTS transporter subunit IIA produces MVGIILASHGEFAKGILQSGSMIFGEQENVKAVTLMPSEGPDDVKRKIIEAIDTFDQQEEVLFLVDLWGGTPFNQANTLFEEHKDHWAIVSGLNLPMLIEAYAMRLSETSAHKIASQIVTTGKDGIKVRPEELEPEEEKNEVAQPEAQMGSIPPGTVIGDGKIKFVLARIDSRLLHGQVATAWTKATNPTRIIVVSDSVAKDDLRKKLIEQAAPPGVKANVIPVKKMIEIAKDPRFGGTRALLLFENPADVVRVIDGGVKIDEVNVGSLAHSVGKVVVNKVLSMGQDDVKAFEQLKADGVKFDVRKVPNDSRANMDELVKKAKTDLGK; encoded by the coding sequence ATGGTTGGAATTATTTTAGCAAGTCATGGTGAGTTTGCTAAAGGAATCTTGCAATCTGGTTCAATGATTTTTGGTGAACAAGAAAATGTTAAAGCCGTTACATTGATGCCTAGTGAAGGTCCAGATGATGTTAAAAGAAAAATTATCGAAGCAATTGACACATTTGATCAGCAAGAGGAAGTCCTTTTTTTAGTTGATTTATGGGGAGGTACACCATTTAATCAAGCAAATACACTATTTGAAGAACATAAGGACCATTGGGCAATTGTCAGCGGATTAAACTTACCAATGTTAATTGAAGCATATGCGATGAGATTATCAGAAACAAGCGCTCATAAAATCGCGTCTCAAATTGTAACAACAGGAAAAGATGGAATCAAAGTTCGCCCAGAAGAACTTGAACCAGAAGAAGAGAAAAATGAAGTTGCTCAACCAGAAGCACAAATGGGTTCAATCCCACCAGGAACAGTCATTGGTGATGGGAAAATCAAATTTGTGTTGGCACGTATTGATTCACGATTATTACATGGTCAGGTGGCAACAGCTTGGACAAAAGCAACCAATCCAACACGTATCATTGTGGTATCGGATTCAGTTGCAAAAGATGATTTACGTAAGAAACTAATCGAACAAGCAGCACCACCAGGAGTAAAAGCAAATGTTATTCCCGTGAAAAAAATGATAGAAATTGCAAAAGATCCACGTTTTGGTGGAACACGTGCGTTATTGTTATTTGAAAATCCGGCAGATGTTGTTCGTGTTATTGATGGTGGCGTGAAGATTGACGAAGTAAATGTTGGGTCACTTGCCCACTCTGTTGGAAAAGTTGTAGTAAATAAAGTCCTTTCTATGGGACAAGATGACGTTAAAGCTTTTGAGCAATTAAAAGCTGATGGTGTTAAATTTGATGTTCGTAAAGTACCAAATGATTCACGAGCTAATATGGATGAGTTGGTTAAAAAAGCAAAAACTGATTTAGGAAAATAA
- a CDS encoding flavocytochrome c: MKSKLFKSLTISFATLMMLSGCGGQKTADKTAQSTSTKSSTSDVTSGASEQKYTDPKDLKNEYDIIIVGAGGAGMSAALQAKEDGKNPVILEKMPVAGGNTMKASSGMNASETKYQKEAGIKDSNDKFYEETLKGGHGTNDKELLRYYVDHSASAIDWLDSMGIKLNNLTITGGMSEKRTHRPEDGSAVGEYLVHGLLNNIHEKDIPIFVNADVTEILENDSTVDGVKVTVEGKEKEVHGKAVVVTTGGYGANPEMLEKEKPELKGYVTTNQEGSTGDGIRMIEKLGGQTVDMDQIQIHPTVQQDKGVLIGEAVRGEGGILVSQEGKRFTNEMGTRDNVSAAITALPEKSAYLIFDAGVKERVKAINFYEKQGFVKSADSIEALAKEIDMDGKTLDTTVTDWNKAVEAKSDKEFSRETGMDNELNKGPYYAIKIAPGIHYTMGGVKINDKTEVLNKDNQPITGLYAAGEVTGGLHGSNRIGGNSVGDIIVFGRQAGEQSAKFVK, encoded by the coding sequence CAAGTACATCAGATGTTACATCTGGTGCGTCAGAACAAAAATACACTGATCCGAAAGATTTAAAAAATGAGTATGATATTATTATTGTTGGCGCTGGTGGAGCAGGAATGTCAGCGGCTCTACAAGCTAAAGAAGATGGTAAAAATCCAGTTATTTTAGAAAAAATGCCAGTAGCTGGTGGGAACACAATGAAAGCTTCAAGTGGAATGAATGCTTCAGAAACAAAATATCAAAAAGAAGCTGGCATTAAAGATTCAAATGATAAATTCTATGAAGAAACACTTAAAGGTGGACACGGAACAAACGATAAAGAATTATTACGTTACTATGTTGATCATTCAGCAAGTGCCATTGATTGGTTAGATTCAATGGGTATTAAATTAAACAACTTGACTATCACTGGTGGGATGAGTGAAAAAAGAACTCATAGACCTGAAGATGGATCAGCAGTTGGTGAATACTTAGTTCATGGATTATTAAATAATATTCATGAAAAAGACATTCCAATTTTTGTTAACGCTGATGTAACGGAGATTTTAGAAAATGATTCAACAGTTGATGGCGTTAAAGTAACGGTTGAAGGCAAAGAAAAAGAAGTGCATGGTAAAGCTGTTGTTGTGACAACTGGTGGATATGGAGCTAATCCAGAAATGCTAGAAAAAGAAAAACCTGAACTTAAAGGGTATGTCACAACAAATCAAGAAGGCAGTACCGGTGATGGTATTCGCATGATTGAAAAACTTGGAGGACAAACAGTTGATATGGATCAAATCCAAATTCACCCAACTGTTCAACAAGACAAAGGAGTATTGATCGGTGAAGCTGTTCGTGGTGAAGGTGGTATTTTAGTTAGTCAAGAAGGTAAACGATTCACAAATGAAATGGGCACACGTGATAATGTATCTGCTGCTATTACAGCTTTACCTGAAAAATCCGCTTACTTAATTTTTGATGCTGGAGTGAAAGAAAGAGTCAAAGCAATTAACTTTTATGAAAAACAAGGATTTGTAAAATCTGCTGATTCAATTGAAGCATTAGCTAAAGAAATTGATATGGATGGTAAAACACTTGATACAACTGTGACTGATTGGAACAAAGCAGTAGAAGCAAAATCTGATAAAGAATTTTCTCGTGAGACTGGTATGGATAATGAGTTAAACAAAGGTCCATACTATGCTATTAAAATCGCACCAGGTATCCATTACACAATGGGTGGTGTAAAAATCAATGATAAAACAGAAGTGCTGAATAAAGACAATCAACCAATTACTGGATTGTATGCTGCAGGAGAAGTGACTGGTGGATTACATGGAAGTAATCGTATTGGTGGAAATTCAGTCGGTGATATCATTGTATTTGGTCGTCAAGCTGGAGAACAATCAGCGAAATTTGTTAAATAA
- a CDS encoding mannose/fructose/sorbose PTS transporter subunit IIB, producing the protein MDIRLVRIDDRLIHGQVATVWTKHSKINRILVVSDDVAQDALRKTLLIQAAPPNIVVNVIPVKKMIEIYHDPRFNDSIKAMLLFTNPSDVKKVVESGVKIETLNVGGMSYQTGKHMITNAVAIDDKDEEAFVFLSNQGITIDVRKVVSDSPVDLIHLLKKNQLKTDKKKMI; encoded by the coding sequence ATGGATATTCGATTAGTTCGTATTGATGACAGATTGATTCATGGACAGGTTGCTACAGTCTGGACAAAACATTCAAAAATAAATCGTATTCTTGTTGTTAGTGATGATGTGGCACAGGATGCCCTTAGAAAAACATTACTTATTCAAGCAGCACCACCTAACATTGTTGTTAATGTGATTCCAGTGAAAAAAATGATAGAAATCTATCATGATCCACGATTTAATGATTCTATTAAAGCAATGCTATTATTTACGAATCCTTCAGACGTTAAAAAAGTGGTAGAATCTGGTGTGAAAATTGAAACACTCAATGTTGGTGGAATGAGTTATCAAACTGGTAAACATATGATAACCAACGCTGTGGCAATAGATGACAAAGATGAGGAAGCTTTTGTTTTTTTAAGTAATCAAGGAATAACTATTGATGTCAGAAAAGTTGTTTCTGATAGTCCTGTTGATTTGATTCATTTATTAAAAAAGAATCAATTAAAAACTGACAAAAAGAAAATGATATAA
- a CDS encoding sigma 54-interacting transcriptional regulator has product MKRIDQVYNYVVNQTKNLSPTNLASESGVTTKEVAEFLKIQRSNASKDLNTLVREGIVEKLDGRPVRYVVKSIFQHEPLSKYVPSYQEETDATKLSKSNLIYSDDIFKRIIGIKGSMKNAIMQAKAAILYPPNGLNCLITGPTGSGKTYFAHTMFQYAKQQQIIDENKELVVFNCADYASNPELLMSHLFGHIKGAFTGADEEKDGLMTLANNGYLFLDEIHRLPPEGQEMIFYFMDNGKYSKLGESTKTREANVRIICATTEDPNSALLNTFVRRIPITIKLPNFKERSAKEKVELVKNMMIIEAQRINRRIILTEDVIKALIGSVSYGNVGQLKSNVQLVTAQSFLKHMDQQDVTITMDELNDGIKEGLVHLASDRHTMAELTQLLESKMIISPNESFETYEGDSYELPYNLYEIIGDKAALLKEDGFNQEAINHFITTDINVHLKSFYRNHGFNFDSENKLGEIIDSKVIKTTRMLYQYAVEQAGYKFEQNFLYAIGLHISSFLNRYKEGIQIETGNDENIIKMIETYPKEHHVAKVFKQIIEEEHQVILPQSEINYLTVLLISLNESAKDGRIGIVVAAHGRSTASSMVEVVSQLLKVNNIRAVDMPLDMSPTEALDKVIHEVSEVDEGSGVLLLVDMGSLTTFTEDIKEKTAINVKIIDMVTTALVLEAGRKASLLEGDLTDLYQSLSYFHGYHAKDTSEVSVEKDKPQAILAICASGQGTAQRMKELINDYLTLYMEEDIDVITMSIVDLETTLPLVQEKYHLLASTGIKNPNLSVPFITMDQLFSKEGPSFIGNIVSHTFTSDEEFTLTEDKAKKTCVDYINDYYTFINATKLIEPLWTICQKVDRNILSNKKEYSFYISLTMHLSGMVERILRNDTLSATTSELNQLENKNYIDSLKSSLSLLEQLFQLEIPNDELVYVVNIIENQLSL; this is encoded by the coding sequence ATGAAACGAATTGATCAGGTTTATAATTATGTTGTTAACCAAACAAAGAATCTTTCCCCTACCAATTTAGCTAGCGAATCTGGAGTTACAACAAAAGAAGTTGCTGAATTTTTAAAAATTCAGCGTAGTAATGCTAGTAAAGATCTAAATACATTAGTAAGAGAAGGAATTGTAGAAAAGTTAGATGGTAGGCCAGTCAGATATGTTGTCAAATCGATTTTTCAACATGAACCCCTATCAAAGTATGTTCCAAGTTATCAAGAAGAAACTGATGCGACAAAACTTTCTAAATCTAATTTAATTTATTCTGATGATATTTTTAAACGAATTATTGGCATTAAGGGTAGTATGAAGAATGCTATCATGCAAGCAAAAGCGGCTATTTTATATCCACCAAATGGATTAAATTGTTTGATTACAGGTCCAACAGGATCTGGAAAAACCTACTTTGCTCATACTATGTTTCAATATGCTAAACAGCAACAGATAATAGATGAGAATAAAGAATTAGTAGTATTTAATTGTGCAGACTATGCTAGTAATCCAGAATTATTAATGAGTCATTTATTTGGTCATATAAAGGGAGCTTTTACAGGAGCAGATGAAGAAAAAGATGGTTTGATGACTTTAGCAAATAATGGGTATTTATTTTTAGATGAAATTCATCGATTGCCACCAGAGGGACAAGAAATGATTTTTTATTTTATGGATAATGGAAAATATTCAAAATTAGGAGAGTCGACTAAAACAAGAGAAGCAAATGTCCGTATTATCTGTGCCACAACAGAAGACCCTAACTCAGCTCTGTTGAATACATTTGTTAGGCGAATTCCTATTACTATTAAACTTCCAAACTTTAAGGAAAGAAGTGCAAAAGAAAAAGTCGAATTAGTAAAAAATATGATGATTATTGAAGCACAACGTATTAATCGACGAATTATTTTAACGGAAGACGTGATAAAAGCATTGATTGGAAGTGTGTCATATGGAAATGTAGGGCAATTGAAATCGAATGTTCAACTTGTCACGGCACAGTCATTTTTAAAACACATGGATCAACAGGATGTCACGATTACGATGGATGAATTAAATGATGGGATAAAAGAAGGACTCGTACATTTAGCCAGTGATCGACATACAATGGCTGAGTTGACACAGTTATTAGAATCAAAAATGATAATTTCGCCTAATGAATCGTTTGAGACTTATGAAGGGGATAGTTATGAACTACCTTATAATTTATATGAAATCATTGGTGATAAAGCAGCATTATTAAAAGAAGATGGGTTTAACCAAGAAGCCATCAATCATTTTATTACAACGGATATTAACGTTCACTTGAAATCATTTTACCGTAATCATGGCTTTAATTTTGATTCAGAAAATAAATTAGGAGAAATCATTGATAGTAAAGTTATTAAAACAACGCGTATGTTGTATCAATACGCTGTGGAACAAGCAGGTTACAAATTTGAACAAAATTTTTTATATGCAATTGGCCTTCACATTAGCTCTTTTTTGAATCGTTATAAAGAAGGTATCCAAATAGAAACTGGAAATGATGAAAATATCATTAAAATGATAGAAACATATCCGAAAGAACATCATGTGGCAAAAGTGTTTAAGCAAATTATTGAAGAGGAACATCAGGTTATATTGCCTCAATCTGAAATCAATTATTTAACTGTTTTGTTGATTTCTTTAAATGAATCAGCGAAGGATGGGAGAATAGGGATTGTTGTTGCAGCTCATGGTAGAAGTACTGCTTCAAGTATGGTGGAAGTTGTCAGTCAGCTGTTAAAAGTAAATAATATTCGTGCCGTAGATATGCCTCTTGACATGTCTCCTACTGAAGCATTAGATAAAGTCATACATGAAGTAAGTGAAGTAGATGAAGGAAGCGGAGTATTGTTGCTAGTAGATATGGGATCTTTGACAACTTTTACAGAGGATATAAAAGAAAAAACTGCTATTAATGTTAAAATTATTGACATGGTGACAACAGCATTAGTTTTGGAAGCCGGTAGAAAAGCGAGTTTACTTGAAGGAGATTTAACAGATTTATATCAATCTCTAAGTTATTTTCACGGATACCATGCAAAGGATACATCTGAAGTAAGCGTTGAAAAGGACAAACCACAAGCAATATTGGCTATTTGTGCATCGGGGCAAGGGACAGCACAGCGAATGAAGGAATTAATCAATGATTACCTTACTTTATATATGGAAGAAGATATTGACGTAATCACAATGTCAATAGTAGATTTAGAAACGACATTACCATTGGTACAGGAAAAATACCATTTATTAGCAAGTACAGGAATTAAGAATCCTAATTTATCCGTTCCGTTTATTACAATGGATCAACTATTTTCTAAAGAAGGTCCGTCATTTATTGGAAATATCGTATCTCATACATTTACATCTGACGAAGAATTTACGTTAACTGAAGATAAGGCTAAAAAAACATGTGTAGATTATATTAATGATTATTACACTTTTATTAATGCGACTAAATTAATTGAGCCATTGTGGACAATTTGTCAGAAGGTTGATCGAAATATTTTATCAAATAAAAAAGAGTATTCTTTTTATATCTCTTTAACCATGCACTTATCTGGAATGGTTGAACGCATATTAAGAAATGATACGCTGTCAGCAACTACCTCAGAATTAAATCAATTAGAGAACAAGAACTATATTGATTCATTAAAATCAAGTCTAAGTTTATTAGAACAATTGTTTCAGCTAGAAATACCAAATGATGAGTTAGTGTATGTTGTCAATATTATAGAGAATCAATTAAGTTTATAG
- a CDS encoding PTS system mannose/fructose/sorbose family transporter subunit IID, with product MAEKIELSKKDRLTVAWRSTFIQGSWNYERMQNGGWAFSMIPAIKKLYKTKEEQSDALKRHLEFFNTHPYIASPILGVTLALEEERANGSEIDDVAIQGVKVGMMGPLAGVGDPVFWFTLRPMLGALGASLALGGSILGPIIFFVAWNLIRWGFMWYTQEFGYRAGSKITDDLSGGLLQDVTKGASILGMFVLAALVERWVSIDFKPIVSKVPLDKGAFVDWANLPSGMAGVRQAFEEVAQGRALSDVKVTTLQNNLDQLIPGLAPLLLTFFCMWLLKKKVSPIVIIIGLFVVGILGHVIGLL from the coding sequence ATGGCAGAAAAGATAGAACTATCAAAAAAAGATCGCTTGACTGTTGCTTGGCGTTCAACATTTATCCAAGGTTCTTGGAACTATGAACGTATGCAAAATGGTGGTTGGGCATTCTCAATGATTCCAGCAATCAAAAAATTATACAAAACAAAAGAAGAACAATCAGACGCATTAAAACGTCACTTAGAATTCTTTAACACACATCCATATATTGCTTCTCCTATTTTAGGTGTAACATTGGCTTTAGAAGAAGAAAGAGCTAATGGATCTGAAATTGATGACGTGGCAATTCAAGGGGTTAAAGTTGGGATGATGGGACCATTAGCCGGTGTTGGAGATCCTGTTTTCTGGTTTACGCTACGTCCAATGCTTGGAGCGCTTGGTGCATCTCTTGCATTAGGTGGTAGTATTCTTGGTCCAATTATTTTCTTTGTGGCTTGGAACTTAATTCGTTGGGGATTTATGTGGTACACACAAGAATTTGGTTACCGTGCTGGATCAAAAATTACAGATGACTTATCAGGTGGTTTATTACAAGATGTGACAAAAGGTGCTTCTATTTTAGGGATGTTTGTCTTAGCAGCCTTAGTAGAACGTTGGGTATCAATAGACTTTAAACCAATTGTTTCCAAAGTGCCTCTTGATAAAGGAGCTTTTGTTGATTGGGCTAATCTACCAAGTGGTATGGCAGGCGTTAGACAAGCTTTTGAAGAAGTCGCACAAGGTAGAGCGTTAAGTGATGTTAAAGTGACAACATTACAAAATAACCTGGATCAATTAATTCCAGGTTTAGCACCATTATTATTAACATTCTTCTGTATGTGGTTACTTAAGAAAAAAGTAAGTCCAATTGTTATTATCATCGGTTTATTCGTTGTTGGTATCTTAGGTCATGTGATTGGGTTACTATAA
- a CDS encoding DUF3899 domain-containing protein, protein MPKKTILTLLFSYFFVPTYYIITKKPITKITLSNGYFLLALLFLIISVIIIVLSSGFFDRFQEQMHQLIHRKKNREKEEFTPFSTTFSFSPTYWLIVGIVLGASSFLLIIF, encoded by the coding sequence ATGCCTAAAAAAACTATCCTAACTTTACTTTTTTCATACTTCTTTGTTCCAACTTATTATATTATTACAAAAAAACCTATCACAAAAATAACCTTATCTAATGGGTATTTTTTACTAGCCTTACTTTTTTTAATTATTTCAGTAATCATTATCGTACTCTCCTCTGGTTTTTTTGATCGATTTCAAGAGCAAATGCACCAGTTAATTCATCGTAAAAAAAATAGAGAAAAGGAAGAGTTCACTCCCTTTTCTACGACATTCTCTTTTTCTCCAACTTATTGGTTAATAGTTGGTATAGTCCTAGGAGCTAGCAGTTTCCTACTAATAATTTTCTAG
- a CDS encoding peptide ABC transporter substrate-binding protein — protein sequence MKKKMKYLLMSVTVLALAACGNDTAKTEDSTSGKEELADEQVFTVNVPQEMPTADLSLSTDVISSVALNNVYEGIYRLNDKQELEPAGAKEKVKISEDGLTYKVKLREDSKWSDGEPVTAKDYVYGWQRTVDPKTQSEYAYLHGAVKNAEAITAGKKDKSELGIKAVGDYELEITLERPTPYFEKLLSFSTFLPQRQDIVEKYGDKYAATSENAVYNGPFVLAEFDGPGTDTEWSYEKNDTYWDKDNVKLDKIKVSVVKSDATSLSLYEDGQVEDIKLNGELAQQMANSPDFVTDKQAGVRYLELNQDKKDSPFKNENFRKAIAYSINREALATQILSDGSVAAEGLVPDGVADSPTTKKDFTKETKNKVSYDATKAKDYWEKAKKELGKDKFEIGILSSDDDSTKKATEFIKGSLEDELDGLSVELSPVPFAVRLDRSNSGDFSTVYGGWVADYADPSSFVDLFVTGSSYNRGKYSNTEYDKKVEAASVTDVSDPEKRWQDMVDAEDIILEDMGMIPLIQSAEAHLRSPKIKNVVVHPAGARYDYKWAYKVK from the coding sequence ATGAAAAAGAAAATGAAGTATTTATTAATGTCAGTAACAGTTTTAGCGTTAGCGGCTTGTGGAAATGATACAGCAAAAACTGAAGATAGCACAAGTGGGAAAGAGGAATTAGCAGATGAACAAGTTTTTACAGTAAATGTACCACAAGAGATGCCTACGGCTGATTTATCCTTGAGTACAGATGTAATTAGTTCTGTTGCTTTAAATAACGTTTACGAAGGAATTTACAGGTTAAATGATAAACAAGAGTTAGAACCAGCTGGTGCAAAAGAAAAAGTAAAAATTAGTGAAGATGGTCTAACGTATAAGGTGAAGCTTCGTGAAGACTCAAAATGGTCAGATGGAGAGCCAGTTACAGCAAAAGATTATGTTTATGGTTGGCAACGAACTGTTGATCCAAAAACTCAGTCCGAATATGCTTACTTACATGGAGCAGTTAAAAATGCAGAAGCAATCACGGCTGGTAAAAAAGATAAGAGTGAGTTAGGTATTAAAGCTGTTGGAGATTATGAATTAGAAATTACTTTAGAAAGACCAACTCCTTATTTTGAAAAGTTACTATCATTTTCTACATTCTTACCACAACGTCAAGATATTGTTGAAAAATATGGAGATAAATATGCTGCAACAAGTGAAAATGCTGTATATAATGGTCCCTTTGTGCTAGCAGAATTTGATGGACCTGGTACAGACACAGAGTGGTCATATGAAAAAAATGATACGTATTGGGATAAGGACAATGTGAAGTTAGATAAGATTAAAGTAAGTGTGGTTAAATCTGATGCAACTAGTTTAAGTCTTTATGAAGATGGACAAGTTGAAGATATTAAACTGAATGGAGAGTTAGCACAGCAAATGGCTAATAGTCCAGATTTTGTGACTGACAAACAAGCGGGTGTTCGGTATTTAGAGTTAAATCAAGATAAAAAAGATTCACCTTTTAAAAATGAAAATTTCAGAAAAGCAATAGCTTATTCAATTAATCGTGAAGCATTAGCTACTCAAATTTTATCAGATGGTTCTGTGGCTGCTGAAGGATTGGTTCCAGATGGTGTCGCTGATAGTCCGACAACTAAAAAAGATTTTACAAAGGAAACAAAGAATAAAGTTTCTTATGATGCAACAAAAGCAAAAGATTATTGGGAAAAAGCGAAAAAAGAATTAGGAAAAGATAAATTTGAAATAGGTATTTTATCTTCAGATGATGATTCGACTAAAAAAGCGACTGAATTTATTAAAGGATCACTTGAAGATGAGTTAGATGGTTTAAGCGTTGAATTAAGTCCAGTCCCTTTTGCAGTTCGTTTAGATCGTTCTAACTCCGGTGATTTTAGCACAGTGTATGGTGGTTGGGTAGCAGATTATGCTGATCCAAGTAGTTTTGTTGATTTATTTGTTACAGGAAGTTCATATAATAGAGGAAAATACTCAAATACTGAATATGACAAAAAAGTAGAAGCAGCAAGTGTAACAGACGTATCGGATCCAGAAAAACGTTGGCAAGATATGGTTGATGCTGAAGATATTATCCTGGAAGATATGGGAATGATTCCATTAATCCAATCTGCTGAAGCACATTTAAGATCACCAAAAATTAAAAATGTAGTGGTTCATCCAGCAGGCGCTCGTTATGATTATAAATGGGCATACAAAGTAAAATAG